From a single Pelodiscus sinensis isolate JC-2024 chromosome 4, ASM4963464v1, whole genome shotgun sequence genomic region:
- the LOC142829109 gene encoding uncharacterized protein LOC142829109 gives MVWLQCLCQLQAGQHPASRPCTWHAVRQPPAATQPSAFSQDQAGGSQEPARGCKRQAPAWSSVEIVDVIEVWGEASNVHDLYSSHRNVAIYSRMADSLATRGHMRTREQVRCKIKDLRQAYSRACPHLRPWTASWRLTPSMTPGGDRPRGRGPRPGHGGGGAGGRREPGAFREPAQDPGPLRNPTEHIACVVRGRGGLHIHSTWDCRVHHPACNSHPHPSQQVHQGPGGVPVAAPAVPGAPAPHPGPLGPGGAAAVEFGGSGGGGPCPRRPPPDPGGQVPAASCTDPCGRPSSRSSSHPFSPSRFPALPVPPAPSSTPALPRRPRTHSATRRESQQDPKPELSLPFLPLLAPSS, from the exons atggtttggctacagtgtttgtgccagttgcaagccggccagcacccagccagcagaccctgcacctggcacgccgtgaggcagccacccgctgccacccagccctctgccttttcccaggaccaggctggcggctcccaggagcctgcccggggctgcaagaggcaggcgcccgcctggtcaagtgtggagatcgtggacgtcattgaggtttggggggaggcctccaacgtccacgatctctactctagccacaggaacgttgccatctacagccgcatggctgacagcctggccaccagaggccacatgcggacccgggagcaggtccgctgcaagatcaaggacctgcggcaggcctactcccgggcctgcccccACTTGAGGCCCTGGACGGCATCCTGgaggctcacgccgtccatgaccccgggtggtgatcgaccccggggcagagggccccgtcccggacacggaggaggaggagcaggaggacgccgagagccaggagcctttagggagcctgcccaggacccaggacctctgaggaaccccacagagcacatcgcctgtgtcgtccgaggccggggaggcctccacat ccacagtacctgggactgcagggtgcaccaccccgcctgcaacagccacccgcacccaagccagcaggtgcaccagggaccaggaggagtaccagtggcGGCGCCagcggttcctggagcaccagctccgcacccaggaccactgggtccgggaggggCTGCGGCAGTGGAGTTTGGAGGTTCTGGAGGAGGAGGGCCGTGCCCTcggaggccacctccagaccctggtggacaggttcctgccgcTTCCTGCACCGACCCCTGTGGccgtcccagctctcgctcctcctcccaccctttttccccctcccgcttccctgcactccccgtccctcctgccccatcctccaCACCCGCTCTCCCCCgacgcccccgcacccacagtgctacaagacgggagagccagcaggaccccaagcctgagctttctcttcccttcctcccccttctagctccctcctcctag